Proteins from one Thermodesulfobacteriota bacterium genomic window:
- the dapA gene encoding 4-hydroxy-tetrahydrodipicolinate synthase has product MIHGSIVAIVTPFKNGTVDEKALRELIEFQIENGTHGIVPCGTTGESPTLSHEEHEHVIELTVKTVKKRIPVIAGTGSNSTEEAIRLTKFSEKVGADAALLVVPYYNKPTQEGLFLHFKKIASEVNIPLILYNIPGRSGVNMNPDTIARLAQYAKNIVGVKEASGSIQQASKILYLCGMDFIVLSGEDSLNFPLLAIGAKGFITVTANIAPRDVSELYNTFVDEKFNQSREYHYKLHPLNEAMFFETNPIPVKTGLSLMGKINNELRLPLSSMSHHNLEQLKDTMKEYGLI; this is encoded by the coding sequence ATGATTCACGGTTCGATTGTTGCGATAGTTACTCCCTTTAAGAATGGAACCGTAGATGAAAAGGCCCTGAGAGAACTGATTGAATTCCAGATAGAAAACGGAACACACGGCATTGTTCCATGTGGTACGACCGGTGAATCCCCTACCCTTTCTCATGAAGAACACGAGCATGTTATTGAACTCACAGTCAAAACGGTAAAAAAGAGGATACCGGTTATAGCAGGAACCGGATCCAACAGTACCGAGGAGGCAATAAGACTTACAAAATTTTCCGAGAAGGTCGGAGCTGATGCAGCGCTATTAGTAGTTCCATATTACAATAAACCAACTCAGGAGGGGCTTTTTCTACACTTTAAGAAAATAGCATCTGAGGTAAATATACCTCTAATCCTCTATAATATACCTGGAAGGTCTGGGGTCAATATGAACCCCGATACCATAGCCAGGCTAGCACAGTATGCTAAAAACATTGTTGGAGTAAAAGAAGCCTCGGGATCAATTCAACAGGCAAGTAAAATCCTCTACCTTTGTGGAATGGATTTCATCGTCCTTTCTGGTGAAGATTCGCTTAACTTCCCACTTCTAGCCATTGGCGCGAAAGGTTTCATAACAGTCACTGCTAACATCGCGCCAAGGGATGTCTCTGAGCTTTATAACACATTCGTCGATGAGAAATTCAATCAATCAAGGGAATATCATTATAAACTTCATCCGCTAAACGAGGCTATGTTCTTTGAAACCAATCCTATACCTGTTAAGACAGGACTGAGTCTGATGGGGAAAATCAACAATGAATTAAGGCTACCACTCTCGAGTATGTCACATCATAACTTGGAGCAGCTTAAAGATACCATGAAGGAATATGGGCTTATTTGA
- a CDS encoding ribonuclease HII: MITFSLPDYSFEKRLWIEGKLPAGVDEAGRGPLAGPVVAAAVIFPQGCKLHGINDSKKLSPKKRRELFYEIKKSALTTAIAIIKTDIIDQINILRASLLAMEQAVKNLDTQPDYILIDGNYTIPIRIQQETMIKGDAKCCSIAAASILAKVTRDAIMDDYHFLYPQYNFKQHKGYPTKEHLEAIRKFGPSPIHRKTFKGVL, translated from the coding sequence ATGATAACATTCAGTCTTCCCGATTATTCTTTTGAAAAAAGACTATGGATAGAAGGTAAACTCCCGGCCGGAGTGGACGAAGCTGGAAGAGGTCCACTTGCAGGACCGGTAGTAGCCGCGGCTGTTATCTTTCCCCAAGGCTGCAAGCTACATGGCATCAACGATTCAAAGAAGCTTTCCCCTAAAAAAAGGAGAGAACTCTTTTATGAAATCAAAAAATCTGCTTTAACCACAGCTATTGCCATTATAAAAACGGACATAATCGATCAAATCAACATACTCAGAGCATCATTATTAGCAATGGAGCAAGCAGTTAAAAACTTAGATACTCAGCCCGATTATATATTAATCGACGGAAACTACACCATTCCAATCCGGATCCAACAAGAAACAATGATCAAGGGCGACGCCAAATGCTGCTCAATTGCTGCCGCCTCGATCCTCGCTAAGGTTACGAGGGATGCGATCATGGACGATTACCACTTTCTATATCCTCAATATAACTTCAAACAACACAAAGGGTATCCAACAAAGGAACACCTCGAAGCGATAAGAAAATTCGGCCCTTCTCCGATTCATAGAAAAACCTTTAAGGGAGTTTTGTAA